Proteins from one Lacrimispora sphenoides genomic window:
- a CDS encoding carbohydrate ABC transporter permease, whose protein sequence is MKEKLSFAERLKRAGSRGDFASVFMLLPAVFLLVVISIYPFCWLFRYIFYDYNGFTAYYIGFKNFTRMFQDAVFWRSVLHTFEYAVMKLIIIIPLSLLLAVLLNQKIKGSGIFRGVFFMPTVISSAVYSLIFGFIFAVYNGVLNAYLQKLGMIHSPIDWLGSASIVMISIIIVAVWGGFGNYMILFMSGLSSISEEIYESCKMDGANGVQSFFYITLPMLSPVLKVILMLAITTALKDYESILVLTNGGPNSRSEVMFTYIYKLIFGSQTTPQIGYATVLSIMAALIIGVITAVYMYLARKLDDVV, encoded by the coding sequence ATGAAAGAAAAATTAAGCTTTGCGGAGCGATTGAAACGGGCAGGCAGCAGGGGGGATTTTGCTTCTGTTTTCATGCTGCTTCCGGCAGTGTTTTTGCTGGTGGTGATATCCATCTATCCTTTCTGCTGGCTTTTCCGATATATTTTCTATGATTATAACGGATTTACAGCCTACTATATAGGATTTAAAAACTTTACCAGAATGTTTCAGGATGCCGTTTTCTGGCGCAGCGTTCTTCATACCTTTGAATATGCTGTGATGAAGTTAATCATCATCATACCCTTATCCCTGCTTCTTGCTGTATTGCTGAATCAGAAGATCAAGGGAAGCGGAATCTTCCGTGGGGTTTTTTTCATGCCTACGGTCATAAGCTCCGCCGTTTACAGCCTTATATTCGGATTTATCTTTGCCGTATACAACGGCGTATTGAATGCTTATCTGCAGAAGCTTGGAATGATTCATTCCCCTATTGACTGGCTTGGAAGCGCCTCCATCGTTATGATTTCCATTATCATCGTGGCGGTATGGGGTGGATTCGGAAACTATATGATACTGTTCATGTCAGGTCTTTCCAGCATCTCGGAAGAAATATACGAAAGCTGCAAGATGGACGGGGCTAATGGGGTACAGTCATTCTTTTATATTACCCTTCCCATGCTGAGTCCTGTCTTAAAGGTTATCTTAATGCTGGCTATAACTACGGCACTGAAGGATTATGAATCGATCCTTGTACTTACAAATGGAGGACCAAACAGCAGATCTGAGGTAATGTTTACCTATATTTATAAGCTGATATTCGGTTCGCAGACAACGCCCCAGATCGGTTATGCAACCGTACTCAGCATTATGGCGGCTCTTATTATCGGCGTGATTACAGCCGTTTACATGTACCTTGCAAGAAAACTGGATGATGTGGTTTAA
- a CDS encoding sensor histidine kinase, whose translation MIKRLKETVFKFIGDRKIASKIRICMFSIDIMLTIFICIFARGYFNKLYYEEVEMQMQDTMNVISESLNNMYDTLLTNVISFASTPAIQRVVVSGRDQNNYLNQEGVQVQLINLISSNSMIESVFMVNKDGTCNTVYAYGVRPEKNLSDFLADYGTIDEITWLPNCLSPFLQQQDVIPIVIPLSTLIPGDNVVITTKGEEVSTRLVVLLNLQKFQSRLSLSNANYFERSYFVVDSRGNNISIKNPQSMRMVLESQDFIRGVKGNNKDTQIRQIADLTDNVVYSQMLPFSDLQLISVLSKESLNRKIAAMNQFIILMGGAGLIFSVIFSALLSKFITSPLERLMESIRQIKENQYEEPYETKYDDEIGQLNAAVNSMHSTIQSQISQIKEDEHEKYQLEIQLLAEQINPHLLYNTLEGINLEVLNNHTLVASSMINNLGTFMRIGLNYGDELIMVRNEIAHVEAYINIMNHRTNKSISFQSYVEEELNEYRILKLILQPLVENSIKHGFRDEKWGEAVCIPSIDVRFYREEDWIYIEVTDNGCGIDIDKARDTIYRNEPAGGHHIGLHNVYTRLKIYYGEAEMDFQTIPYYRNSVVIRIPGK comes from the coding sequence ATGATAAAACGGTTAAAAGAAACAGTTTTTAAATTTATTGGAGACAGGAAGATCGCTTCCAAAATCCGGATTTGCATGTTCAGCATCGACATCATGCTGACAATTTTTATTTGCATTTTTGCAAGGGGTTATTTTAACAAACTCTATTATGAAGAAGTGGAAATGCAGATGCAGGATACCATGAATGTAATTTCGGAATCCTTAAATAACATGTATGATACCTTGCTTACCAATGTAATCAGCTTTGCTTCCACCCCTGCCATACAAAGGGTGGTAGTAAGCGGCCGGGATCAGAACAACTATTTAAACCAGGAAGGGGTTCAGGTCCAGCTCATCAATCTTATAAGCAGCAACAGCATGATTGAGTCGGTGTTTATGGTCAATAAGGATGGAACCTGCAATACGGTTTATGCATATGGAGTGAGACCGGAGAAAAACTTATCCGATTTCCTTGCTGATTATGGAACCATTGATGAGATTACCTGGCTTCCTAACTGTCTGAGCCCTTTTTTGCAGCAGCAGGACGTGATTCCCATTGTGATTCCCCTATCAACGCTGATTCCCGGTGATAATGTGGTGATCACCACAAAGGGAGAAGAAGTTTCCACCAGACTGGTGGTCCTGTTAAATCTGCAGAAATTTCAGAGCAGGCTGTCCTTATCCAATGCCAATTATTTTGAACGCTCTTATTTTGTGGTGGATTCCAGGGGGAATAACATCAGCATTAAAAATCCCCAGTCCATGAGAATGGTGTTAGAAAGCCAGGATTTTATCCGGGGAGTAAAGGGAAATAATAAGGATACCCAGATCCGCCAGATTGCGGATTTGACGGACAATGTGGTTTATTCCCAGATGCTTCCCTTTTCGGACCTTCAGCTGATCAGCGTTCTTTCCAAAGAATCTTTAAACAGGAAAATCGCAGCCATGAATCAATTCATCATCTTAATGGGCGGCGCCGGTCTGATATTTTCTGTGATATTTTCCGCTCTTTTATCTAAGTTTATCACCTCGCCTCTGGAACGGCTTATGGAGAGCATCCGGCAGATCAAGGAGAATCAATATGAAGAGCCATATGAAACAAAATACGATGATGAGATCGGACAACTGAATGCAGCGGTCAATTCCATGCACAGTACCATTCAGTCCCAAATCAGCCAGATCAAGGAAGATGAGCATGAAAAATACCAGCTGGAGATACAGCTTCTGGCAGAACAGATTAATCCCCATCTGCTTTACAATACACTGGAAGGCATCAACCTTGAAGTGCTGAATAACCACACTCTGGTGGCATCATCCATGATCAATAACCTTGGGACCTTTATGCGGATTGGTTTGAATTATGGGGATGAGCTTATCATGGTCAGAAATGAAATCGCCCATGTGGAAGCTTACATCAATATCATGAACCACAGGACCAATAAGTCTATTTCCTTCCAGTCCTATGTAGAGGAGGAGCTTAATGAGTACCGGATTCTCAAATTGATATTACAGCCCCTGGTGGAAAACTCCATCAAACATGGCTTTCGGGATGAGAAGTGGGGGGAGGCGGTGTGCATTCCTTCCATTGATGTTCGTTTTTACCGGGAAGAAGACTGGATTTACATTGAAGTTACTGATAATGGCTGCGGCATTGATATAGATAAAGCCCGTGACACCATTTACCGGAATGAACCGGCGGGCGGCCATCATATCGGTCTTCATAATGTTTATACAAGATTGAAAATCTATTACGGAGAAGCGGAGATGGATTTTCAGACGATTCCATATTACAGGAACAGTGTGGTGATCCGCATTCCAGGAAAATAA
- a CDS encoding ABC transporter substrate-binding protein — MKKRALSFMMAGVLAAATLTGCSGGGGTAGTTAAQNQAEGEGTKAASAGGTVIKVWTNDRHDSEYVDQKISEFNETNDKGIKIEMTVVTDDYANMLSMAYSSGTAPDIAGISAGQSGFDLKTFADAKILEPLNDRITDADYEKVTEASKLQYEGIDMINGNVYWIPTGMRSGVRMEYNKALVEAAGVTEFPNTLDGVIDLAKKVTENGGGKNYGVAFTSSVPFIRWIEGTCETSGIYRYDYKNGEFNFDGYKPVIEKSNQFFKDNSVLPGSVSQGVDAMRAQFAEGAFALWGNASQEAGVFTDQFPVTKFDWGVSTVPTLDGEVKGALTIQPQKGYMMLSSSKNKDAAWEVIKFFSSEDFLKGYLEGGYCLPISSYMSDAIDSSKTGRLADFKLQDYESVYPAVPAVAIQGDDYIATLWNAILGNVSADDAIKDLNKRYNEALDNDVSMGKIKRLIIKDFDPMHPNAGTIEYLDK; from the coding sequence ATGAAAAAAAGAGCTTTGAGTTTTATGATGGCAGGAGTCCTGGCTGCTGCAACACTGACCGGCTGTTCCGGCGGAGGAGGTACGGCCGGCACAACTGCAGCGCAGAATCAGGCAGAAGGGGAGGGCACAAAAGCCGCTTCAGCAGGGGGAACCGTGATTAAGGTCTGGACCAATGACCGTCATGACTCCGAGTACGTGGATCAGAAGATCAGCGAATTCAATGAGACCAATGACAAGGGCATCAAGATAGAGATGACTGTGGTAACAGACGATTATGCAAATATGCTTTCCATGGCATATTCCTCCGGCACGGCACCTGATATTGCAGGGATCAGTGCAGGCCAGAGCGGCTTTGATTTAAAGACCTTTGCAGATGCAAAAATCCTGGAGCCGTTAAATGATAGAATTACAGATGCTGATTATGAGAAGGTTACCGAGGCCAGCAAGCTTCAGTATGAAGGAATCGACATGATCAACGGCAATGTATACTGGATTCCCACAGGCATGAGAAGCGGTGTAAGAATGGAGTACAACAAGGCTCTGGTGGAAGCTGCGGGTGTTACCGAATTCCCGAATACCTTAGATGGTGTCATTGATCTGGCTAAGAAAGTAACGGAAAACGGCGGTGGGAAAAACTACGGTGTTGCCTTTACTTCAAGCGTTCCCTTCATCAGATGGATTGAAGGAACCTGTGAGACAAGCGGTATCTACCGTTACGACTATAAGAATGGCGAATTTAATTTTGACGGTTACAAACCGGTGATCGAAAAGAGCAACCAGTTCTTTAAAGATAACAGCGTTCTTCCAGGATCCGTATCCCAGGGCGTTGACGCCATGAGAGCACAGTTTGCAGAGGGTGCATTTGCTCTCTGGGGTAATGCATCTCAGGAAGCAGGCGTGTTTACCGACCAGTTCCCGGTTACTAAATTTGACTGGGGAGTATCCACCGTTCCGACTCTTGACGGAGAAGTAAAGGGTGCTTTAACCATTCAGCCTCAGAAGGGGTACATGATGCTTTCTTCTTCCAAGAATAAAGACGCTGCATGGGAAGTTATTAAGTTCTTTTCCAGCGAAGATTTCTTAAAGGGCTACTTAGAGGGCGGCTATTGCCTTCCGATCTCCAGCTATATGAGCGATGCGATCGATTCCTCTAAGACCGGCAGACTGGCAGATTTCAAATTACAGGATTACGAAAGCGTATATCCGGCAGTACCGGCAGTGGCTATCCAGGGTGATGATTATATAGCAACTCTTTGGAATGCGATCTTAGGCAATGTCAGTGCTGATGATGCGATCAAAGATTTAAACAAGAGATACAATGAGGCGCTTGACAATGATGTAAGCATGGGCAAGATTAAGAGACTTATCATCAAGGACTTTGACCCGATGCATCCAAATGCAGGAACTATTGAGTACTTAGACAAATAA
- a CDS encoding carbohydrate ABC transporter permease produces MEKTHTVYSKKTKVMRSLLFLLLLVISLITLYPVIYIILGSFKANNELLLGGTDILPKTFIFDNYKQAWEKANFAVYTVNSLMISLGVMVLSILTTTMAGYVFARKKFKGKELLYSIFVAFMFVNVGSVSLRPLFELAVKVKMNTSLLSIILISTGMGQATYIFLVRGFMNTISKELDEAAKLDGCTFFQIYYKIILPLLKPVIATIGLLSFRTGWNEYIMPLVFTMSNDKLRPLTVGVVMLKNSGDGTAAWNLMFAGSTISIIPIIVIYMCTSRYFMSGLTAGAVKG; encoded by the coding sequence ATGGAAAAGACACATACCGTATATTCAAAAAAGACAAAAGTAATGCGAAGCCTTCTGTTCCTGCTTCTCCTGGTTATTTCGCTGATCACCCTTTACCCGGTTATCTATATTATACTGGGATCTTTTAAGGCGAATAATGAACTGCTTTTAGGAGGCACTGACATTCTGCCTAAAACATTTATCTTTGACAACTACAAGCAGGCCTGGGAAAAGGCCAATTTCGCGGTCTATACTGTGAACAGCCTTATGATAAGCCTTGGTGTCATGGTATTGTCCATCCTGACAACGACCATGGCCGGATACGTGTTCGCAAGAAAAAAATTCAAAGGAAAAGAGTTATTGTACAGCATTTTTGTGGCCTTTATGTTTGTCAACGTGGGAAGTGTAAGCTTAAGACCACTGTTTGAACTCGCTGTGAAGGTGAAAATGAACACCTCTCTTCTAAGCATAATCCTGATTTCCACTGGTATGGGACAGGCAACCTACATTTTCCTGGTACGTGGATTTATGAATACCATTTCCAAGGAACTTGATGAGGCGGCTAAATTAGATGGCTGTACTTTTTTCCAGATTTATTATAAAATAATATTACCACTTTTAAAACCGGTCATTGCGACCATTGGACTCCTTTCGTTCCGTACCGGCTGGAATGAATACATCATGCCGCTGGTGTTCACCATGTCCAACGACAAGCTCCGCCCTCTGACCGTGGGCGTTGTCATGTTAAAGAACAGCGGAGACGGAACGGCTGCATGGAACCTGATGTTTGCAGGCTCTACAATTTCAATCATACCGATCATAGTCATATATATGTGCACCAGCCGCTACTTCATGAGCGGGTTGACTGCTGGCGCGGTAAAGGGATAA